Proteins encoded in a region of the Pigmentiphaga litoralis genome:
- a CDS encoding Bug family tripartite tricarboxylate transporter substrate binding protein: MNANSSKWVVGLTLMAAAGVAQAWPDKPVTMVVPFPPGGATDSVARSVANKLTEQFKQTFVIENKAGATGTIGAAQVARAAPDGYTLMVTSLAPLVVAEHLMKSLPYSPAKDFTYLTVAVQAPNVLVVSPALASKVNNVQDALALLKAKPGGISFATSGAGSSDHLTAELFWQKTGTKGLHVPYKGGAPAISDLLGNQVDMSFQNVNAVLPHIKAGKLKAIAVTGNKRSPVLPDVPTFAEASVPGLVVYSWQAVVAPKGLPTDVRDKLSAALVNAVKDPAISKPFTDQGLEVVANSPEEFTRFQQQESARWKEVIQAGNITIE; encoded by the coding sequence ATGAACGCCAATTCAAGCAAATGGGTGGTGGGTCTGACGCTGATGGCTGCCGCCGGCGTCGCCCAGGCATGGCCTGACAAGCCGGTGACGATGGTGGTGCCCTTTCCGCCAGGCGGCGCGACCGACTCTGTCGCGCGGTCCGTCGCCAACAAGCTGACCGAGCAGTTCAAGCAGACTTTCGTGATTGAGAACAAGGCGGGCGCGACCGGCACGATCGGGGCCGCGCAAGTGGCTCGGGCTGCACCGGACGGCTACACCCTGATGGTGACGTCGCTGGCACCGCTGGTGGTGGCGGAACACTTGATGAAGTCGCTGCCCTACTCCCCCGCCAAGGACTTTACCTACCTGACGGTGGCCGTGCAGGCGCCGAACGTGCTGGTCGTCAGCCCGGCGCTGGCCTCCAAGGTCAATAACGTGCAGGACGCACTGGCGCTGTTGAAAGCCAAGCCGGGTGGCATCAGCTTTGCGACGTCGGGCGCCGGTTCGTCCGACCACCTGACGGCCGAACTGTTCTGGCAAAAGACGGGCACCAAGGGCCTGCATGTGCCGTACAAAGGGGGCGCACCGGCCATCTCTGATCTTCTGGGTAACCAGGTGGACATGTCCTTCCAGAACGTAAACGCCGTGCTGCCGCACATCAAGGCAGGCAAGCTGAAGGCGATTGCCGTGACCGGCAACAAGCGTTCGCCCGTGCTGCCCGATGTGCCGACCTTTGCCGAAGCGTCGGTGCCTGGCCTGGTGGTCTATTCGTGGCAAGCCGTGGTCGCGCCCAAGGGCCTGCCGACGGACGTGCGCGACAAGCTGTCCGCCGCGCTGGTCAATGCCGTGAAGGACCCTGCCATCAGCAAGCCCTTCACTGACCAGGGCCTGGAAGTCGTCGCCAATTCGCCTGAAGAGTTCACCCGCTTCCAGCAGCAGGAAAGCGCGCGCTGGAAGGAAGTGATCCAGGCCGGCAACATCACGATCGAATAA
- a CDS encoding TetR family transcriptional regulator — protein sequence MPLPADCTFVLGAQDPEMREIERVVQGAGYACVVAAQGRQRVSPRTAYDADSVLHNGPGGLRPAVLLPKAPIVTVECRLRGYTPIVAVDHHNPGDIGYEIGPDRYMEGASLGQVLSLLEREPTETQRLLAAGDHCLTAAYQGACAGAPPDRLLELRASWQARVSGRRLSEVIGGILDAAVQVRAKYDSERGESRFLDPIGVPRDLPEGAAYAGLPVRYRQLLPDGVVKEMFKGGSPDAIERFMEEHRSAGRLAYGNPYRGYAGAYWSG from the coding sequence ATGCCATTACCCGCGGACTGCACGTTTGTGCTGGGCGCCCAGGATCCCGAAATGCGCGAGATCGAACGCGTGGTGCAGGGCGCCGGCTATGCATGCGTCGTCGCCGCGCAGGGCCGCCAGCGTGTATCGCCGCGCACGGCCTATGACGCCGACAGCGTGCTGCACAACGGGCCGGGCGGCTTGCGGCCGGCTGTCCTGCTGCCCAAGGCGCCCATCGTGACAGTCGAATGCCGGCTTCGGGGCTACACGCCTATCGTTGCGGTTGACCACCACAATCCCGGTGACATCGGGTACGAGATCGGACCCGACCGCTACATGGAAGGCGCATCATTGGGCCAGGTGCTGTCCCTGCTTGAACGCGAACCGACGGAAACACAACGCCTTCTGGCCGCGGGTGACCATTGCCTGACCGCCGCCTATCAAGGCGCGTGCGCAGGGGCGCCGCCGGATCGCCTGCTGGAATTGCGGGCGTCCTGGCAGGCACGCGTCAGCGGGCGCAGGTTGTCGGAGGTAATAGGCGGCATCCTGGATGCCGCGGTGCAAGTGCGAGCGAAGTACGACAGCGAACGGGGCGAATCCCGCTTCCTGGACCCGATCGGGGTGCCGCGCGACCTGCCTGAGGGCGCGGCCTACGCCGGACTGCCAGTGCGCTACCGGCAGTTGCTGCCCGATGGCGTGGTCAAGGAAATGTTCAAGGGCGGCAGCCCCGACGCCATCGAACGCTTCATGGAAGAACACCGTTCCGCTGGGCGGCTCGCCTATGGCAATCCGTATCGGGGCTACGCGGGCGCTTATTGGAGCGGATGA
- a CDS encoding CaiB/BaiF CoA transferase family protein — translation MLHDALRGVRVVDLSRILAGPWCTQNLADMGADVLKIEHPQRGDDTRGWGPPDLTSANGEASMSAYFMACNRGKQSVTLDFSTPQGAARIIELVRDADVFVENYKAGGLRKHGLDYDSLKAINPRMVYLSITGFGQTGPMADKPGYDYVFQGMGGLMSYTGQPDGMPGAGPLRTGVAVVDLMTGMYATSAVLAALRQRDRTGQGVHLDLCLLDVAVALNANQGANYLVSGDAPKRSGNAHPNCAPYEVFAAQDGHLIVAIGNDAQFARFSSVVEQAAWADDARFATNSARLMNMATLRPAIADVLARKPRQHWTDAFDANGVPWGPIHTLDEVFAHPQVQHRELVQTVTHPALGPMRLVRNPLVAGSPPDSVASAPPTLGQHDALHVKTTTTTTTP, via the coding sequence ATGCTGCATGACGCTTTGCGCGGCGTTCGCGTCGTCGATCTGTCGCGGATTCTGGCCGGCCCGTGGTGCACGCAGAACCTGGCTGACATGGGCGCCGACGTACTGAAGATCGAGCATCCGCAGCGCGGCGACGACACCCGCGGGTGGGGGCCGCCCGACCTGACTTCGGCCAATGGCGAGGCGTCCATGTCGGCCTATTTCATGGCCTGCAACCGCGGCAAGCAATCCGTCACGCTCGATTTTTCCACGCCGCAAGGCGCGGCCCGCATCATCGAACTGGTCAGGGACGCCGATGTCTTTGTCGAAAATTACAAGGCAGGCGGCCTGCGCAAGCATGGCCTGGACTACGACAGCCTGAAGGCCATCAACCCACGCATGGTCTACCTGTCGATTACCGGCTTCGGCCAGACTGGCCCCATGGCGGACAAGCCCGGCTACGACTACGTGTTCCAGGGCATGGGCGGCTTGATGAGCTACACGGGGCAGCCGGATGGCATGCCCGGCGCCGGGCCCTTGCGGACCGGCGTGGCCGTTGTTGATCTGATGACGGGCATGTATGCGACGTCTGCCGTGCTGGCCGCGCTGCGGCAACGTGATCGAACGGGGCAAGGCGTGCATCTGGACCTCTGCCTGCTCGATGTCGCGGTCGCCCTGAACGCCAACCAGGGCGCGAACTATCTGGTGTCGGGCGACGCCCCGAAGCGCAGCGGGAACGCCCATCCCAACTGCGCGCCGTATGAAGTGTTTGCCGCACAGGACGGGCACCTGATCGTTGCGATCGGCAACGATGCCCAGTTTGCCCGCTTCAGCTCCGTGGTCGAGCAGGCGGCGTGGGCTGACGACGCCCGGTTTGCGACCAACAGCGCACGGCTGATGAACATGGCCACGCTTCGGCCCGCCATTGCCGACGTGCTGGCCCGGAAGCCGCGCCAGCACTGGACGGACGCCTTCGATGCCAACGGTGTGCCCTGGGGGCCGATCCACACCCTGGACGAGGTGTTCGCCCACCCGCAGGTGCAGCACCGCGAACTGGTGCAGACCGTGACGCATCCTGCGCTTGGACCGATGCGTCTGGTCCGGAATCCGCTGGTGGCGGGATCGCCGCCAGACAGCGTGGCAAGCGCGCCGCCGACGCTGGGGCAGCACGATGCCCTGCATGTGAAGACAACAACAACGACAACGACACCCTGA
- a CDS encoding LacI family DNA-binding transcriptional regulator: MPATSSKPVVPPHSPVERGKVTVREVARAAGVSMITVSRVINTPQQVSPATLEKVNAAINALGYVPNLMAGALRLSRSNLVTLLVPSVAGSLFAGMLTALTESLDAKGFQLMVGQSGYATPREDALLRAIIGRRPDGIVLTGVMHSPQGRQLLQASGIPVVETWDTTSTPIDMLLSVSHEQIGAAVSKYLFDAGKKHLAVLAGDDERAHLRADSVVRTALELGLPQPVVRFMSAPTTHAQGREGLRALLDANKQIDGVFCTSDLMAAGVLTEAMVQGLSVPGQLAVVGFGDMDIASSMSPSITSVHVDGAAIGARAAEMIAACANGQRPAESVVEIGFEIVRRESA; encoded by the coding sequence ATGCCCGCGACGTCCAGCAAGCCTGTTGTTCCTCCGCACAGCCCCGTCGAACGGGGCAAGGTCACCGTGCGTGAAGTCGCGCGCGCCGCGGGCGTGTCGATGATCACGGTTTCGCGGGTGATCAACACCCCGCAGCAGGTGTCGCCCGCCACGCTCGAAAAGGTCAACGCCGCCATCAACGCGCTGGGCTATGTGCCGAACCTGATGGCTGGCGCACTGCGGCTGTCGCGCAGCAACCTGGTGACGTTGCTGGTGCCCTCCGTGGCGGGGTCGTTGTTTGCCGGCATGCTGACGGCATTGACCGAATCGCTGGATGCCAAGGGCTTCCAGTTGATGGTGGGGCAAAGCGGCTATGCCACCCCGCGCGAAGACGCCCTGCTGCGCGCCATCATCGGCCGCCGGCCCGATGGCATTGTCCTGACCGGGGTCATGCATTCGCCGCAAGGACGGCAACTGTTGCAGGCATCGGGCATACCGGTCGTCGAGACCTGGGACACGACGTCAACGCCTATCGACATGCTGCTCAGCGTGTCGCACGAACAGATCGGCGCGGCCGTCAGCAAGTATCTTTTCGACGCTGGCAAGAAGCACCTGGCGGTACTGGCCGGTGACGACGAACGTGCCCACCTGCGTGCCGACAGCGTCGTGCGCACTGCCCTGGAACTGGGCCTGCCGCAACCTGTCGTCCGATTCATGTCCGCGCCGACGACGCATGCCCAGGGCCGGGAAGGACTGCGGGCCTTGCTCGATGCCAACAAGCAGATCGACGGCGTGTTCTGTACGTCGGACCTGATGGCGGCCGGGGTGTTGACCGAAGCCATGGTGCAGGGTCTGTCAGTGCCTGGGCAGCTTGCGGTCGTGGGGTTCGGGGACATGGACATCGCGTCGTCGATGTCGCCGTCGATCACGTCGGTGCATGTGGACGGCGCCGCGATCGGCGCGCGCGCCGCGGAGATGATCGCCGCGTGCGCGAATGGTCAGCGGCCGGCGGAGTCGGTGGTGGAAATCGGATTCGAGATCGTGCGGCGGGAAAGTGCGTGA
- a CDS encoding LysR family transcriptional regulator, protein MRYELTDLRLFLAIAEAGSLSAGAAAVHLTASAASYRLKNLEFALGVPLFTRAARGMELTAAGTSVLKHVRGLFAGIEAMHGEIASFSKGLKGSVRIVANSSSLNGFIVPSLSRFLSAHPTINMVVEERPSTTILAAINDQEADIGILAGPVAATASDVTSRRFALDRLVIATPLDHPLLAHAAVPFATVLDRDFVCMDKASSNTVFLKEMAHQTGKGLSIRIHVQTFDAVLHMVAAGVGVALVPRSIASAALDAGRIGAVGLTDPWAHRELSLVTRAGDLSPLVSAVVDLLLDDPVVMASRLSKG, encoded by the coding sequence ATGCGATACGAACTGACCGACCTGCGCTTGTTCCTTGCCATTGCCGAGGCCGGCAGTCTGTCCGCGGGCGCGGCGGCAGTCCACCTGACGGCGTCGGCGGCAAGTTATCGCCTGAAAAATCTAGAGTTCGCCCTGGGCGTGCCCTTGTTCACCCGGGCGGCACGGGGGATGGAGCTGACCGCTGCAGGCACGTCGGTCCTCAAGCATGTACGCGGGCTCTTCGCCGGGATCGAGGCCATGCATGGCGAGATCGCCAGCTTTTCGAAGGGGCTCAAAGGCAGCGTGCGCATCGTTGCGAACAGCAGTTCCCTGAACGGCTTTATCGTGCCATCGCTCAGCCGCTTTCTGTCTGCCCACCCAACCATCAACATGGTGGTGGAAGAGCGGCCCAGCACCACCATACTTGCTGCCATCAACGATCAGGAAGCCGACATCGGCATCCTGGCCGGGCCGGTCGCCGCGACGGCGTCGGACGTGACCAGCCGCCGGTTCGCACTGGACCGGCTGGTGATTGCCACGCCGCTTGACCACCCTTTGCTGGCCCATGCGGCCGTCCCGTTCGCGACCGTGCTGGACCGCGATTTTGTCTGCATGGACAAGGCGAGCAGCAACACGGTATTCCTGAAAGAGATGGCGCATCAGACCGGCAAGGGACTGAGCATCCGCATCCATGTGCAGACCTTCGACGCGGTGCTGCACATGGTGGCGGCAGGCGTTGGCGTCGCATTGGTCCCGCGCAGCATTGCATCGGCCGCGCTGGATGCGGGAAGGATAGGGGCGGTGGGGCTGACCGACCCGTGGGCGCATCGAGAATTGTCGCTGGTCACCCGCGCAGGCGACTTGTCGCCGCTGGTCTCGGCGGTTGTCGACCTGCTGCTGGATGATCCGGTGGTGATGGCGTCGCGCCTGTCCAAAGGCTGA
- a CDS encoding 3-deoxy-D-arabino-heptulosonate 7-phosphate synthase → MASTPCSPLNSLLRTVPRRYRVPPLGDRDARSDAPSAARNLAVAIELARAALARGEQPDAAVKARFLQGLARLIADALHPQTGDPAFQAMVLRHRHAWVREYASLQAQGDKDARHIRSRVDAIAHPGKLRQQASGPLRDGLSQLYEQVSTGAWTEAADTGRFLLAGLETRSDPLFDLQSTAGLGRSLQHLLQDPALARLQRLLALAHDTDVQHYLALWASHGPRSGSAEAAAQGASAQQRGAEVEATAAQALDALAAQLNRDDSQQWTYRVVTALHVPAVLVDSAERAKTEWDVAVFRRPKIEDAKETEGAKKAEAAKKTDAAASPPWDICLLVEAKASADAATTDFPRLLRGLQLLSKADAHVIYPFLTKQGTVPVRGRSLHALPTTDALATFQDAVLYCSDAPADPAPKPLGAASRMQLISSTNTLDYASRLSDGEAVNAQDLEPVWQTLLTDPRWLTVLNQYATLRRVRELMVHVADLHALSRRTISNPISTTDSAGR, encoded by the coding sequence ATGGCATCGACGCCCTGCTCCCCATTGAACTCGTTGCTACGCACCGTGCCCCGTCGCTACCGGGTGCCGCCGCTGGGCGACCGGGATGCACGATCGGACGCGCCTTCTGCGGCAAGGAATCTTGCGGTGGCCATCGAGCTGGCGCGCGCAGCCCTTGCGCGTGGCGAGCAACCGGACGCGGCAGTCAAAGCCCGATTCTTGCAGGGCTTGGCAAGGCTGATTGCTGATGCCTTGCATCCGCAGACCGGCGACCCTGCATTCCAGGCGATGGTGCTGCGCCATCGACATGCATGGGTGCGTGAGTACGCGTCCTTGCAGGCGCAGGGGGACAAGGACGCTCGCCACATTCGAAGCCGCGTCGATGCCATTGCGCATCCGGGCAAGCTGCGGCAACAGGCTTCAGGTCCACTTCGCGACGGGTTGTCGCAGCTGTATGAGCAGGTATCGACGGGCGCGTGGACAGAAGCGGCGGACACGGGCCGATTCCTGTTGGCCGGTCTTGAAACCCGGTCAGATCCTCTGTTCGATCTGCAGTCCACCGCCGGGCTGGGACGCAGCCTTCAACACCTTCTGCAAGACCCCGCGCTGGCACGGCTGCAGCGGCTGTTGGCGCTGGCGCACGACACCGACGTGCAGCATTACCTTGCCTTATGGGCGTCCCATGGGCCCAGGTCAGGCAGCGCGGAAGCTGCGGCGCAAGGTGCCAGCGCGCAGCAGCGAGGCGCAGAGGTCGAGGCGACAGCAGCCCAGGCGCTGGATGCGCTGGCGGCACAACTGAATCGCGACGACAGCCAACAGTGGACCTACCGGGTCGTCACTGCCCTGCATGTTCCGGCGGTGCTGGTGGACAGCGCCGAGAGGGCCAAGACCGAGTGGGACGTCGCGGTGTTTCGGCGCCCGAAGATTGAGGACGCCAAGGAGACCGAAGGGGCCAAAAAGGCCGAAGCTGCCAAAAAGACCGATGCCGCCGCATCGCCGCCCTGGGACATCTGCCTGCTGGTCGAGGCCAAGGCATCGGCCGATGCCGCAACCACGGATTTTCCAAGGCTGCTGCGCGGCCTGCAGCTGCTGTCGAAAGCCGATGCACACGTCATCTATCCGTTTCTGACGAAGCAAGGCACCGTGCCTGTTCGCGGCAGATCGCTGCACGCGCTGCCCACGACAGACGCCCTGGCGACGTTTCAGGATGCGGTGCTCTATTGCTCGGATGCGCCTGCGGACCCGGCCCCGAAACCACTCGGCGCGGCCAGCCGGATGCAGTTGATATCGTCAACAAATACGCTTGATTACGCGAGCAGGCTGAGCGATGGCGAAGCTGTCAATGCGCAAGACCTGGAACCAGTGTGGCAGACCTTGCTGACCGATCCCCGTTGGCTTACCGTCCTGAACCAATACGCGACCCTGCGCCGCGTCAGGGAACTGATGGTGCACGTAGCAGACCTTCACGCACTTTCCCGCCGCACGATCTCGAATCCGATTTCCACCACCGACTCCGCCGGCCGCTGA
- a CDS encoding Bug family tripartite tricarboxylate transporter substrate binding protein, translated as MRLSVLSGLLTLALCSAASGASAQAYPDRPIRLIVPYAVGGTTDIIARVVGNKLGAVLGQPIVIENKPGAGGNIGSAYAARQPADGYTLVMAVESSHAVNPNVYAKSPYDPIKDFSPISNLADVPNVLVVNPALPAQDLKSFLALLKSQPGKLAFGSSGNGGLSHMNGELFMSVTGTRMLHVPYKGLGPALNDLVAGQLQVVFDNIPSSNPLIQSHRIRPLAVAARQRLKVLPDVPTYAEAGLPAMNTPSWFGLAAPAGVPEAILDRLNAAVVQTLQDPQTVDAIEKQGAVPAPTTRKAFAETISQSYAGWKKIVDDIKFEKLQ; from the coding sequence ATGCGACTTTCCGTACTTTCCGGCCTCCTGACCTTGGCCCTGTGTTCCGCCGCCAGTGGCGCGTCCGCCCAGGCCTACCCCGACCGGCCGATCCGGCTGATCGTGCCGTACGCGGTCGGCGGGACCACCGACATCATTGCCCGCGTGGTCGGCAACAAGCTGGGCGCCGTGCTGGGCCAACCCATCGTCATTGAAAACAAGCCAGGCGCCGGCGGCAACATCGGCAGCGCGTACGCGGCCCGCCAGCCCGCCGACGGGTATACCCTGGTCATGGCCGTGGAAAGCTCGCACGCGGTCAACCCGAACGTATATGCCAAGTCACCCTACGACCCGATCAAGGACTTTTCTCCCATCAGCAACCTTGCCGATGTGCCCAATGTCCTTGTCGTGAATCCCGCCCTGCCCGCGCAAGACCTGAAGTCTTTCCTGGCCCTGCTCAAAAGCCAGCCCGGCAAGCTGGCTTTCGGATCCTCAGGCAACGGCGGACTGAGCCACATGAACGGCGAACTGTTCATGAGCGTGACCGGCACCCGCATGCTGCACGTTCCATACAAGGGCCTGGGCCCGGCCTTGAACGATCTGGTGGCAGGCCAACTGCAGGTAGTGTTCGACAACATTCCGTCGTCCAACCCCTTGATCCAGAGCCACCGGATCCGTCCGCTCGCGGTCGCCGCCAGGCAGCGTCTGAAGGTGTTGCCCGACGTACCCACCTATGCGGAAGCGGGCCTGCCCGCCATGAACACGCCATCCTGGTTCGGACTGGCAGCCCCGGCCGGTGTGCCCGAAGCCATCCTGGACCGCCTCAATGCCGCGGTGGTGCAGACCTTGCAAGACCCGCAGACCGTGGATGCCATCGAAAAACAGGGCGCCGTTCCCGCGCCAACGACACGCAAGGCATTTGCCGAGACGATCAGCCAGTCGTACGCCGGTTGGAAAAAGATTGTCGATGACATCAAGTTCGAGAAACTGCAATGA
- a CDS encoding SDR family oxidoreductase has translation MNLGKVAIVTGAGSGIGKAVTLALAEAGYRVVLAGRREAMLDAVRDEARQRHGAGDRLLCVPTDVADAAAVEDLFAKAVAHFGRVDVLFNNAGRGNPPGSFLDWTAAEWREVVDVNLNGMFYCLQQAFRVMRDQSPQGGRIINNGSISAHTPRPNSIAYTATKHAVMGLTKTAALDGRAFNIAVGQIDVGNAMTELASRMAKGVPQANGAIEIEPMIDVDVVGQSVLYMANLPLEANVLFHTVMATKMPFVGRG, from the coding sequence GTGAACCTTGGAAAAGTGGCGATCGTGACAGGGGCGGGCTCGGGCATCGGCAAGGCGGTCACGCTGGCGCTGGCCGAAGCAGGCTATCGGGTGGTGCTGGCCGGACGGCGGGAAGCCATGCTGGACGCCGTGCGCGACGAGGCCCGGCAGCGCCATGGGGCCGGGGACCGGTTATTGTGCGTGCCGACCGACGTGGCCGATGCCGCGGCGGTGGAAGACCTGTTCGCCAAAGCCGTCGCGCACTTTGGCCGCGTGGATGTGCTGTTCAACAACGCGGGCCGGGGCAATCCGCCGGGGTCGTTCCTGGACTGGACCGCCGCCGAGTGGCGCGAGGTGGTCGATGTCAATCTGAACGGCATGTTCTATTGCCTGCAGCAGGCATTCCGGGTCATGCGCGATCAGTCGCCGCAGGGTGGCCGCATCATCAACAATGGTTCGATCTCTGCCCATACGCCCCGGCCCAATTCGATCGCCTATACGGCCACCAAACATGCGGTGATGGGGCTGACCAAGACGGCGGCGCTGGACGGCCGAGCGTTCAATATCGCGGTCGGGCAGATCGATGTGGGCAATGCGATGACGGAGCTGGCCTCCCGCATGGCCAAGGGCGTGCCGCAGGCCAATGGGGCGATCGAGATCGAGCCGATGATAGACGTGGACGTGGTCGGCCAGTCGGTGCTGTACATGGCCAATCTGCCGCTGGAAGCCAACGTGCTGTTCCACACGGTGATGGCAACGAAGATGCCGTTCGTGGGCCGGGGCTGA
- a CDS encoding enoyl-CoA hydratase, protein MTSSPPAATGHTVPLPDLSHATVTIDDAGVTTVCIAQAGPLNLLGSAVINDLTAAFAALHSRNDVRVVILRGTGDRAFVAGADIQEMSSLDRTSGEAFITRLRHLCHAVHHFPVPVIARIPGWALGGGMELAMACDMRIAADDAQFGMPEVKVGIPSVIHAALLPRLIGAGNAAWMLLAGELIDAHRAADWGLINEAVPQAQLDARVMHLAGNLARIGPAVLRQQKGLLRQWEALDLAGAIDASVKAFGAAFDTGEPQSFMNAFLEEKRRRKAR, encoded by the coding sequence ATGACCTCGTCGCCCCCAGCCGCCACCGGCCACACCGTGCCCCTGCCTGATCTGTCGCACGCCACCGTCACCATCGACGATGCCGGCGTGACGACGGTATGCATCGCGCAAGCCGGCCCGCTCAACCTGCTCGGGTCGGCCGTTATCAACGACCTGACCGCCGCGTTTGCGGCCCTGCACAGCCGCAACGACGTGCGCGTGGTGATCCTTCGCGGCACCGGGGATCGCGCCTTCGTCGCCGGTGCGGACATCCAGGAAATGTCGTCGCTGGACCGCACGTCCGGAGAGGCCTTCATCACCCGGCTGCGCCATCTGTGCCATGCGGTGCACCACTTTCCGGTGCCGGTCATTGCCCGCATTCCAGGCTGGGCATTGGGCGGCGGGATGGAGTTGGCGATGGCCTGCGACATGCGTATCGCCGCGGACGACGCGCAGTTCGGCATGCCCGAGGTCAAGGTCGGCATCCCGTCGGTGATCCATGCCGCCTTGCTGCCCCGGCTGATTGGCGCCGGCAACGCGGCCTGGATGCTGCTGGCGGGCGAACTGATCGATGCGCATCGCGCCGCGGACTGGGGGCTGATCAACGAGGCCGTGCCCCAAGCGCAGCTGGATGCGCGCGTCATGCACCTGGCGGGCAATCTTGCGCGCATCGGGCCCGCCGTGCTGCGTCAACAGAAAGGGCTGCTGCGTCAGTGGGAGGCTCTGGACCTGGCGGGTGCGATCGACGCCAGCGTCAAGGCGTTTGGCGCGGCCTTCGACACCGGCGAGCCGCAATCCTTCATGAATGCCTTCCTGGAAGAAAAGCGGCGGCGCAAGGCGCGGTGA
- a CDS encoding NADP-dependent oxidoreductase, with protein sequence MSQMLAYRIHAFGGPEVFKPESVVIPDPSGAQVLIRVLTAGVNPVDAKTRGGKYPMIGDKDLPYILGRDVAGVVERVGDQALPWKAGDEVIAFVGQGDGAFAEYVIVDAKAIARRPESVDWVHAGAIPLAALTAWQGLFDHGTLESGQRVLIHGASGGVGLFAVQFAKQVGADVFATASGEGVALLREMGADHAIDYTSEKFEDVAKDIDLVFDLVGGETQQRSWDVIKPGGVLVSTLGEPSQEEAAKRDIRAMRFLAEPDGQQLATICTLVDEGDLVVKVVGTYPFDAAPDALAAVEDGHARGKVVIKVAM encoded by the coding sequence ATGAGTCAAATGCTTGCCTACCGGATCCATGCATTCGGCGGCCCCGAAGTATTCAAGCCTGAATCGGTCGTTATTCCCGACCCGTCGGGCGCCCAGGTATTGATCCGTGTACTGACTGCCGGCGTCAATCCGGTCGACGCCAAAACGCGTGGCGGCAAGTACCCCATGATCGGCGACAAAGATCTGCCGTACATCCTTGGGCGCGACGTTGCAGGCGTGGTGGAGCGCGTGGGGGATCAGGCGCTGCCATGGAAGGCGGGCGATGAGGTCATCGCCTTCGTGGGACAAGGCGACGGCGCCTTTGCCGAATATGTGATCGTCGACGCCAAGGCCATCGCGCGCCGTCCGGAGTCGGTTGACTGGGTGCACGCGGGCGCGATCCCGCTTGCCGCGTTGACGGCGTGGCAAGGGCTGTTCGACCACGGGACGCTGGAATCCGGGCAGCGCGTATTGATCCACGGCGCGTCGGGCGGCGTGGGGCTGTTTGCCGTGCAGTTCGCCAAACAGGTGGGCGCGGACGTGTTCGCCACCGCGTCGGGTGAGGGCGTTGCATTGCTGCGCGAGATGGGCGCCGACCACGCCATCGATTACACGTCCGAAAAGTTCGAAGACGTGGCCAAGGACATCGACCTGGTGTTCGACCTGGTGGGCGGCGAGACGCAGCAGCGGTCGTGGGACGTGATCAAGCCGGGCGGCGTGCTCGTGTCCACCCTGGGCGAGCCGTCGCAGGAAGAAGCCGCAAAGCGGGACATCCGCGCCATGCGCTTTCTGGCCGAGCCCGATGGCCAGCAATTGGCCACCATCTGCACACTGGTGGACGAAGGCGATCTGGTGGTGAAAGTGGTGGGCACCTATCCTTTTGACGCTGCACCGGATGCGCTGGCGGCGGTGGAGGACGGGCACGCGCGGGGCAAGGTGGTGATCAAAGTGGCGATGTAG